Within Sphingomonas piscis, the genomic segment CCAGCATTCGGGCAAGCAGTTTGACGAGGATGAAGCTTGGCAGGAACAGCAATGCGAAGGCCAGAACGGCGGCCCCTGCGCTGGTTCCAACAAAGTCCGTCATTCCGGTCCAGAGCTGCTCGTGGAACAGCTTCAGCATGACCACGGCGACCACCCAGGCGGCGAGCGACAGCACTTCCTGAACGAAGCCCCGGACGAAGCCGATCATGGCGCCGCCGCCCAGAAGCAGGATCACGAAGATATCGAGCGCGCTCATTGCGAAGCTGCCGCTAGCGAACTCTGACCGCCAAGGCGAGATGTCAGAGCCCGCCGTCGCCACATGGCGAAAAATGCGAACATTGCGCGCTCCGACCCATCCGCACCCGCCGTTCGCTCCCTTCTCAAGCTACTAAATGGCAGATTCCCGTCGTTGGCACAGGCCTTGCTTCTTTCGGGTCACGGCCACGATCGATGGCCATCAACACACAAAAGGGGTGCCAATGCGTAATTCAGTTCTGCTCGCCGCCACCGCGGCCACCGCTTCGCTCGTCCTGAGCGCGGCAGCTTCGGCTCAACCGATCACCAATGTTGTTCAACCGGCGAAAGGGCCCGCAGCAATGAATTCCAACGCCATCGCCGAAGCGGTCCGCGACGCCGTGAAGAGCAATTACGTACTTGCCGACAAGGTGCCGCTGGTGACGGCTGCGCTGGACAAGGGCATCGCGGAAGGCCGCTACCAGGGTCTGGAAGGCGGCACGCTGGCCGAGCGCTTGAACCAGGACCTTGCCGCTGCAGCGCACGACAAGCATCTCTCCATCAGCTTCGATCCCGTCCACGCCGCCATGCTGAAGGGCCCGATGAGCGACGAGATTACCGAGGGGCCGGAGTGGGAGCGGATGGCCCGTGGCATGAACCACGGCATTGCCGAGCTGCGCCTGATGGACGGGAATGTCCGCTACATGAATCTCGTCGGCTTCGCCTGGACCGGAGCCAAGTCCGCCGCCGCCATCGACAATGCGATGCGCTTCCTAGCGGATGGGGACGCAGCCGTGATCGACCTTCGGTACAACGGCGGCGGCAGCCCCAAGGCGATCCAATATCTTTTCAGCCACTTCGTCGCAGCGAACAAGCCGCTGATGACCTTCTACTTCGGGGGCGGCAAGGCAGTGGAGCGCGACCTTTCGTTGGCCAAGCTACCGGCCGGCCGGATGAAGGGTAAGCCGCTCTACATTCTCACCAGCAACCGGAGCATTTCGGCGGCGGAGGCCTTTGCTGCACTGGTGAAGGATTATGGTGTCGGCGACATCGTCGGAGAAACCACCGCCGGCGCGGCCTATCGCAACAGCTACTTCCCGATTGCCGGTCAATATATGTTGAGCGTCTCGGTCGCGCGTGGCGAGGTCGGCCCGTCCAGGGTAGATTGGGAAGGAACGGGCATCGCCCCGACGATCAAGGCGAACGCCGACGATGCGCTGGACATGGCGCACATGGCGGCGCTCGAAAAGCTCGGCGCAACGGCCGCTGGACCGGAGAAGGCGATGATGCTTGCGAAGGCTGCGGTGCTGAAGGCCAAGCTGTCGCCAGTCAAGGCGGCCCATGATCTCCCCGCTTACGTGGGCCGGTATCAGGATCGTGCAGTCACCGTCGACAAGGATGCCCTTTACAGCCAGCGCACCGGTGGCCCCCGCACGCGCCTGCTGGCCGTCGGCGGCGACGCGTTCATCATGGAATCCGATCCTTTGACGCGCGTCGAATATGTCGTCGCTGACGGCAAAGCAGTCAGCATGGAGGTGATCCGTGCCGACGGCTCCCGTCAGAAGCAGCCGCGTACCGACTAAGCGCGCGTCAGCGGCCGAGGATCTGGTCGACCAAGGCGCGAAGGTTCGGCATCTCCGCTATGCGGATGCCGTCTGAAGCCTTCGCGCCCTTGGGCACCCAGGCTCTTTCGAACCCGAGCTTCGCCGCTTCCTTGAGGCGGAGCGGCGAATGCGCCACCGGCCGCACCTCGCCCGACAGTGCAATCTCACCAAGGACGATGCAGTCGTTGGGGATCGGCCGTTCCGACAGCGCGGAAACCAAAGCAGCCGCGACGGCCAGGTCGGCGGCGGGATCGCTTAGGCGGTAACCGCCGGCGACGTTGAGGTAGACCTCCGCGGTTGCAAAGCTGAGGCCGCAACGCGCCTCCAGTACTGCCAGCACCATCGCCAGTCGTCCGCCGTCCCAACCGACGGCAGCGCGGCGGGGGGTGGCACCGCTGGCCAACCTGACCACCAGTGCCTGTATCTCGACCAGAACTGGCCGGCTGCCCTCGATGGCAGGAAAGACGCTGGTGCCGCTCACCGGCTCACCGCGCTGTGTAAGGAACAGCGCCGACGGGTTTGGGACTTCGGCAAGCCCCTGCCCTTCCATGGCGAAGACGCCGATCTCGTCGGTGCCGCCGAAGCGGTTCTTGATCGCGCGCAGGATCCGGTACTGGTGGCTGCGCTCGCCTTCGAAGCTCAGCACCGTGTCGACCATATGCTCCAGCACACGGGGACCGGCGATGGTGCCGTCCTTGGTGACATGGCCCACCAGGATCGCCGCGGTGCCGCGCTCCTTGGCGAAGCGGACCAGTTCCTGGGCGGAGGCGCGCACCTGGCTGACCGTCCCCGGCGCGCCTTCGATCAGGTCCGAATGCATGGTCTGGATGGAATCGATGATCAGCAGCGCCGGCGGCGTGCCCTCGCCCATCGTCGTCAGGATGTCGCGGACGGACGTCGCCGAGGCGAGCCGCACCGGCGCCTGCCCCAATCCCAGCCGAACCGCCCGCAGCCGCACCTGCTCCGCCGACTCCTCGCCGGACACGTAGACGACGTCGTTGCCGTTGCTGGCCAGCTTGGCTGCAACCTGAAGTAGCAGGGTCGACTTGCCGATGCCCGGGTCGCCGCCGACCAGCATCGCCGAGCCGACAACGATGCCGCCACCGACCGCCCGGTCAAACTCCGGGATCCCGCTCGGCAGCCGATCGGGCAACGCAACCGGGCTGTCGAGTCCAACGAGCTGGATCGCTCGGCCGCCGCCCTGAAGATTGTGCTTGGCGGCGAAGATATTGGACACATCAGCCGCTTCTTGAACCAACGTGTTCCATTCGGAGCAGT encodes:
- a CDS encoding S41 family peptidase encodes the protein MRNSVLLAATAATASLVLSAAASAQPITNVVQPAKGPAAMNSNAIAEAVRDAVKSNYVLADKVPLVTAALDKGIAEGRYQGLEGGTLAERLNQDLAAAAHDKHLSISFDPVHAAMLKGPMSDEITEGPEWERMARGMNHGIAELRLMDGNVRYMNLVGFAWTGAKSAAAIDNAMRFLADGDAAVIDLRYNGGGSPKAIQYLFSHFVAANKPLMTFYFGGGKAVERDLSLAKLPAGRMKGKPLYILTSNRSISAAEAFAALVKDYGVGDIVGETTAGAAYRNSYFPIAGQYMLSVSVARGEVGPSRVDWEGTGIAPTIKANADDALDMAHMAALEKLGATAAGPEKAMMLAKAAVLKAKLSPVKAAHDLPAYVGRYQDRAVTVDKDALYSQRTGGPRTRLLAVGGDAFIMESDPLTRVEYVVADGKAVSMEVIRADGSRQKQPRTD
- the radA gene encoding DNA repair protein RadA, producing MAKPKSRYVCQSCGSVSSRWQGQCGDCSEWNTLVQEAADVSNIFAAKHNLQGGGRAIQLVGLDSPVALPDRLPSGIPEFDRAVGGGIVVGSAMLVGGDPGIGKSTLLLQVAAKLASNGNDVVYVSGEESAEQVRLRAVRLGLGQAPVRLASATSVRDILTTMGEGTPPALLIIDSIQTMHSDLIEGAPGTVSQVRASAQELVRFAKERGTAAILVGHVTKDGTIAGPRVLEHMVDTVLSFEGERSHQYRILRAIKNRFGGTDEIGVFAMEGQGLAEVPNPSALFLTQRGEPVSGTSVFPAIEGSRPVLVEIQALVVRLASGATPRRAAVGWDGGRLAMVLAVLEARCGLSFATAEVYLNVAGGYRLSDPAADLAVAAALVSALSERPIPNDCIVLGEIALSGEVRPVAHSPLRLKEAAKLGFERAWVPKGAKASDGIRIAEMPNLRALVDQILGR
- a CDS encoding CvpA family protein gives rise to the protein MSALDIFVILLLGGGAMIGFVRGFVQEVLSLAAWVVAVVMLKLFHEQLWTGMTDFVGTSAGAAVLAFALLFLPSFILVKLLARMLGKRSRKSVLGPVDKVLGAGFGMLKGLIGATLFFLFANLSTDLMYGADADRPEWMANSRTYPLLNASGRAIVDWVETRRRPKVKE